One region of Pongo pygmaeus isolate AG05252 chromosome 21, NHGRI_mPonPyg2-v2.0_pri, whole genome shotgun sequence genomic DNA includes:
- the CSNK2A1 gene encoding casein kinase II subunit alpha isoform X2 produces the protein MYEILKALDYCHSMGIMHRDVKPHNVMIDHEHRKLRLIDWGLAEFYHPGQEYNVRVASRYFKGPELLVDYQMYDYSLDMWSLGCMLASMIFRKEPFFHGHDNYDQLVRIAKVLGTEDLYDYIDKYNIELDPRFNDILGRHSRKRWERFVHSENQHLVSPEALDFLDKLLRYDHQSRLTAREAMEHPYFYTVVKDQARMGSSSMPGGSTPVSSANMMSGISSVPTPSPLGPLAGSPVIAAANPLGMPVPAAAGAQQ, from the exons ATGTATGAGATTCTGAAG GCCCTGGATTATTGTCACAGCATGGGAATTATGCACAGAGATGTCAAGCCCCATAATGTCATGATTGATCATGAGCACAGAAAG CTACGACTAATAGACTGGGGTTTGGCTGAGTTTTATCATCCTGGCCAAGAATATAATGTCCGAGTTGCTTCGCGATACTTCAAAGGTCCTGAGCTACTTGTAGACTATCAG ATGTATGATTATAGTTTGGATATGTGGAGTTTGGGTTGTATGCTGGCAAGTATGATCTTTCGGAAGGAGCCATTTTTCCATGGACATGACAATTATGATCAG TTGGTGAGGATAGCCAAGGTTCTGGGGACAGAAGATTTATATGACTATATTGACAAATACAACATTGAATTAGATCCACGTTTCAATGATATCTTGGGCAG ACACTCTCGAAAGCGATGGGAACGCTTTGTCCACAGTGAAAATCAGCACCTTGTCAGCCCTGAGGCCTTGGATTTCCTGGACAAACTGCTGCGATATGACCACCAGTCACGGCTTACTGCAAGAGAGGCCATGGAGCACCCCTATTTCT ACACTGTTGTGAAGGACCAGGCTCGAATGGGTTCATCTAGCATGCCAGGGGGCAGTACGCCCGTCAGCAGCGCCAATATGATGTCAG GGATTTCTTCAGTGCCAACCCCTTCACCCCTTGGACCTCTGGCAGGCTCACCAGTGATTGCTGCTGCCAACCCCCTTGGGATGCCTGTTCCAGCTGCCGCTGGCGCTCAGCAGTAA